The DNA sequence GCACGGGTCGATTACGCTCGCCTCCTCCCCTAATCTGCGGATGCGAGTTATATTATTCCGGAACAACGCCTGGGAGAATTCCTCAAGCCAGTCTGCAGGCATCCTGTCCAAGGAAGGCAGTTCCTGGCTGCGCTGAACGTCCCGGCTATCTTTATTTCCTGCAATCTCAAACCTCACTCCAGCGCGGCAAGCAAACAAGTCGAACAGCTCCTGCTCCCGAAACGGCTTGGCGATAAACGCATTAATCCCTGAGTCGAGAAACTGCTGTTTCTGCGTATCGAAGGCGCTGGCACTGATGCCGATGATTACCGGATCGCCAGCCAGGCAGGTGGTACGGATGATTCGTGTTGCCTCATCACCATTCATGCCGGGCATTACCAGATCCATCAGGATGATGTGCGGTTTGGTGACCAGGGCCTTCTCAATAGCCTCTTCACCACTGGAAGCTTCATCCACGACAAACCCCAGCGGCTCCAGAATCACCCGCAGCAGTTCCCGGTTAGTCTCCAGATCGTCAACCACCAGAACACGCAACTCACCCTGACCAGGGGCAAGACCGGTCACGCTATGCAGCACCCCTGATGATACAGGTACCTCGGAAGTCGCCGGCGCCGGGAACTCGAACCGGAAACAGCTCCCCTCTCCGGCAGTACTGACAACGGTCAACTCGCCATCCATCAAGTGAGCGTATTCGCGGCTGATGGCCAACCCAAGACCAGTGCCGCCAGCAGCCTGCTCACCGCTCCGGGTGCGTTCAAAGGGGCGAAACAGCTTGTCCTGTTCCTCAGTTGTGATGCCGATGCCGGTGTCTTGCACTTCAATGGCTATCCGGTCGATACCGACAGCGAATGCCCGCAGTGACACTGACCCGGACTTGGTGAACTTGACTGCGTTCCCCAGCAGATTGATCAGTATCTGCCGCAGTTTCCCCAAGTCGGTGACAATGTAGCGCGGCAGATCAGTGATCGGTTCCAGGGTAAAGGCAAGCCCCTTCTCTTCTGCTCGTAGCCGGAACATGACTGTCAGGTCATTCAACAGCTCGGCCAGGTCAATCGGTTCGGTACGAAGCTCCACCCGGCCGGCCTCAATGCGCGACATCTCCAGAATGTCGTTGATGATGGAGAGCAGGTGTTCGCCGCTCTTCATGATGGTAGCAACCTTGTTGCGGGCCATCGGCGACAACGAGGGATCGCGCTCCAGCAGTTGGGCAAAGCCGAGGACACCGTTCATCGGTGTCCTGATCTCATGGCTCATGTTGGCCAGAAACATGCTCTTGGCCTGATTGGCTGCCTCGGCCGCATTACGGGCATGAAGCAGTTCGGCAGTCCGTTCTTCAACCAATGTTTCAAGGTGTTCACGATAACGCGCAAGCTCGGCATAGCGACTCTCAAGCTGCGACACCATTTTCGCCAAAGATGCACGGAGCACTTCCATCTCACCGCTGAAAGTGAAGGTAGCGAGGGAATCACCGCCTGCATCATCACTACTGACCGAAACTGCGTAGCTTTCCAGCTGCTTGAGCGGTTTCAGGACAATCCGATTAAGGATCCAGTAAACACTCACAACCAGCAGCGCATCCAGGAGCAAAATTGTAACAACAAAGTAACAGATGCCGGTCTTCAGTTCTTCGTCGAGAAATCGTGTTGTTGCGGCAATTGTAAGAGTTCCAAGATTCTGTCCCGAAAAAATAACCGGCTGCTCCCGGACAACGACATCTGTTTTGGCAATTGCCTTCTCCCCGGTAACAGGTTCCCACCGTTCATTTCGGCTGCGGGTGTATACCGAGTCGCCTGACAGGACCACAATCCTGGTCAGAATGGGGTCTTTCATGGCGCCATCCAAGACCTTGTTGAGCTGTGCCGTGTCAAAATTCCATAAAGCAGAGGCGATGGCGGGCTGGAGCTGCTCTGCATCAATAGCAAGCTGATTTCTCAGCTTTGCCGCCTCACGATCACGGAAAACCTGCATCGTAAGTACTGCATATATGGCAAGAATTACCGTTGCTACGGCAACAAGAGTGCATATAACCTGCAGCGACAGTGAGCGGTTCGTGAGCGACATTAATGTCCCCTGGAGAGAAATCCCATAATGGTCTCGGCCCTTACGGCTTTCGAACATTTTTCAGGTACTTTCTGAGCAACTTTTCACTTATCCCCTTCTTATCCAGCTCCTCAAGGCGCTTACTGACCGACTCGACAAGCGGCACGCAAGGAGATTTTTTGCTAAAGCCGAAGTATATGTCGTCGTTTGCCCCCTGAAGCTCCAGCGGGGTGATCTTATTGGTAGTTCGATTCTGAGAAATATAATAAGTGCCGGGATATTTCCCGGTAATGAAATAGTCAATTATCCCTTGGTCCAAAAGGCGAAAGTTTTCCACCATGGTCCCTGACTCTGTAATAGTGAGTTCCTTGCGCCAGTAGCTGTCAAAAGCAAGACCAAAGGTATCTCCTAGACTGATTGCCCCTTTCCTTTTTTTAAGGTCTCGCCACTCGTTGACCCTGATGCCGCTGTCTGCTCTTACAAATACGGCAGAGGGATTGGCAAAGGCGCGATGTTTAGTGAAGACAAGATACCTTTCGCGATCAGGAATGTCCCTCAGACTAACGACAAGATCGATTTCCCCCTGTTCCGCGAGTAGCAGGACCCTCTTCCAGGGGTAGACAACGGGTTTTAACCTGATCTGCTTCGGCATCACCATGGCAAGAAGCTCAATACTCGCCCCTTCGAATCCGTCTCGACCGACCGCCCAGTGGTAAGGAGGGTAT is a window from the Geoanaerobacter pelophilus genome containing:
- a CDS encoding ATP-binding protein, whose protein sequence is MSLTNRSLSLQVICTLVAVATVILAIYAVLTMQVFRDREAAKLRNQLAIDAEQLQPAIASALWNFDTAQLNKVLDGAMKDPILTRIVVLSGDSVYTRSRNERWEPVTGEKAIAKTDVVVREQPVIFSGQNLGTLTIAATTRFLDEELKTGICYFVVTILLLDALLVVSVYWILNRIVLKPLKQLESYAVSVSSDDAGGDSLATFTFSGEMEVLRASLAKMVSQLESRYAELARYREHLETLVEERTAELLHARNAAEAANQAKSMFLANMSHEIRTPMNGVLGFAQLLERDPSLSPMARNKVATIMKSGEHLLSIINDILEMSRIEAGRVELRTEPIDLAELLNDLTVMFRLRAEEKGLAFTLEPITDLPRYIVTDLGKLRQILINLLGNAVKFTKSGSVSLRAFAVGIDRIAIEVQDTGIGITTEEQDKLFRPFERTRSGEQAAGGTGLGLAISREYAHLMDGELTVVSTAGEGSCFRFEFPAPATSEVPVSSGVLHSVTGLAPGQGELRVLVVDDLETNRELLRVILEPLGFVVDEASSGEEAIEKALVTKPHIILMDLVMPGMNGDEATRIIRTTCLAGDPVIIGISASAFDTQKQQFLDSGINAFIAKPFREQELFDLFACRAGVRFEIAGNKDSRDVQRSQELPSLDRMPADWLEEFSQALFRNNITRIRRLGEEASVIDPCLSAWVLERVELYDLEGLKKLGNVNTTGASHD
- a CDS encoding substrate-binding periplasmic protein, producing MKQPSIIQKLFLIMTILTCLPLQHAHASSLPSGCEELVFSANPQYPPYHWAVGRDGFEGASIELLAMVMPKQIRLKPVVYPWKRVLLLAEQGEIDLVVSLRDIPDRERYLVFTKHRAFANPSAVFVRADSGIRVNEWRDLKKRKGAISLGDTFGLAFDSYWRKELTITESGTMVENFRLLDQGIIDYFITGKYPGTYYISQNRTTNKITPLELQGANDDIYFGFSKKSPCVPLVESVSKRLEELDKKGISEKLLRKYLKNVRKP